The proteins below are encoded in one region of Lactuca sativa cultivar Salinas chromosome 3, Lsat_Salinas_v11, whole genome shotgun sequence:
- the LOC111877562 gene encoding calcium-binding protein CML38, whose translation MEKLQQYRHVFRQLDKNGDGKLSPPELQICIGKVGGELTLEEAEIAAAMMDSDGDGLLSMEDLIKVVEDANEEEKANDLKMAFKMYEEMEGCGCITPKSLKRMLSKLGESRTVDDCKVMISKFDVNGDGVLTFDEFREMML comes from the coding sequence atggAAAAATTGCAACAATACAGACATGTATTTAGACAACTGGACAAGAATGGAGATGGGAAGCTATCACCACCGGAGCTCCAAATTTGCATTGGAAAGGTAGGCGGAGAGTTGACATTAGAGGAGGCGGAGATAGCAGCGGCAATGATGGATTCCGACGGAGATGGGTTGTTGAGTATGGAGGATTTGATTAAAGTAGTTGAAGATGCAAACGAAGAGGAAAAGGCTAATGACTTGAAGATGGCTTTCAAGATGTATGAAGAAATGGAGGGGTGTGGATGCATAACCCCAAAAAGCTTGAAAAGGATGCTTAGCAAACTGGGAGAGTCGAGAACTGTTGATGATTGCAAGGTGATGATTTCTAAGTTTGATGTTAATGGTGATGGTGTTCTAACTTTTGATGAATTTAGGGAGATGATGTTGTGA